Proteins from a genomic interval of Amphiura filiformis chromosome 9, Afil_fr2py, whole genome shotgun sequence:
- the LOC140159967 gene encoding uncharacterized protein has product MHLFTEIRSRYGQLAVKSIRDLENTEKKLARHRQHLTFTHRCKDNGITPSSLRIRCPINTQKARNIIQKAEKELVSERIRVVSNKIKSLKRKCDNDLETLDIEPADRRHVELHLVNKRESEENKTKERHKEKLQRLITKHESKNKVKNSTEPDLSGTQLKKWREKWVKNISDKELSEPEQKLLARGLNFAVSVDKIPHEEYIVACETACAKLPWEEAKSLRAEVAGTLKSAKPPKSNISKEERVALNILKKSKDILIMGADKGKCTVVQSPNEYESKVNDMLSDQHTYEKLSKDPTPAYKRKLVEILKRLKSENKINESQYRLLYPTAENTPRMYCTTKIHKPGNPIRPIVDYTGSIAYQTSKALAEILAPLVGKSEHHVINSKALAEEMTAVMIDDGDILNSHDVVSLFTNTPIDKSLDIIKSRLESDKSLKDRTKLSADDIIQLLRFVLTTTYFSFRGQIYRQIFGAAMGSPVSAIVANLFMEWLEKEAVATAPLDCKPKMWRRYVDDVLEIIQRDSTQKLTDHLNSVDTTGNIKFTFEEEDQGKIPFLDTLIVRKEDGSVKLLVYRKKHTRTSI; this is encoded by the coding sequence atgcatctatttactgaaATCAGAAGTCGTTATGGACAACTCGCAGTAAAAAGTATACGTGATCTTGAGAATACAGAGAAAAAATTGGCCCGACATCGCCAGCACCTTACGTTTACGCACCGCTGTAAAGATAATGGCATCACACCATCAAGCCTTAGAATTCGCTGTCCAATCAACACCCAAAAAGCGAGAAATATCATACAGAAAGCGGAAAAAGAATTAGTAAGTGAGCGTATTCGCGTTGtgagtaataaaatcaaatctcTAAAACGAAAATGTGACaacgatctagaaacactggacaTCGAGCCAGCTGATCGCCGCCATGTTGAATTACATCTTGTCAACAAACGCGAGTCGGAAGAAAATAAGACAAAAGAAAGACACAAGGAAAAGCTTCAACGCCTTATAACCAAGCATGAATccaaaaacaaagtaaaaaatagCACAGAACCGGATTTAAGTGGTACCCAGTTAAAGAAATGGCGTGAGAAATGGGTTAAAAACATCTCCGATAAAGAGTTGTCGGAGCCAGAACAGAAGTTGCTTGCTCGTGGACTGAACTTCGCCGTATCGGTAGACAAGATTCCGCATGAGGAGTACATCGTTGCTTGCGAAACAGCATGTGCGAAACTACCGTGGGAAGAGGCAAAATCGCTCAGAGCAGAGGTAGCAGGTACGTTAAAAtcggcaaaacccccaaaatcaaATATTTCAAAGGAAGAAAGAGTCGCACttaatattttgaagaaatcaaaagacatcctgataatgggcgctGACAAGGGAAAGTGCACAGTGGTACAGTCGCCAAACGAGTATGAGAGTAAGGTAAATGACATGCTTAGTGATCAGCACACGTACGAGAAACTAAGTAAAGATCCTACCCCTGCTTACAAAAGGAAACTTGTTGAGATCTTAAAGAgactaaaatctgaaaataagatTAATGAGAGTCAATATAGGTTGCTCTATCCAACAGCAGAGAACACCCCCAGAATGTATTGCACCACCAAGATACACAAGCCTGGCAATCCCATAAGACCCATAGTTGATTATACCGGCTCCATTGCTTATCAGACCTCCAAGGCTCTCGCAGAAATTCTCGCTCCATTAGTCGGCAAGTCCGAACATCATGTGATTAATTCCAAGGCATTGGCAGAGGAGATGACGGCAGTTATGATAGATGATGGTGATATCTTGAACTCCCATGATGTCGTATCCCTCTTCACAAACACCCCAATCGACAAATCACTTGACATTATCAAATCCAGACTTGAAAGTGACAAATCTCTCAAAGATAGGACCAAATTGAGCGCTGACGACATCATCCAGCTTCTTCGGTTTGTCCTCACCACGACATACTTCAGTTTTAGGGGACAGATCTACAGGCAGATTTTTGGGGCTGCAATGGGCAGCCCAGTCAGTGCGATCGTCGCCAATTTATTTATGGAGTGGCTAGAGAAGGAAGCGGTAGCTACAGCACCCCTTGACTGCAAACCGAAGATGTGGAGAAGATACGTCGATGATGTTCTAGAGATAATACAGAGAGACAGCACTCAAAAACTCACAGACCACTTGAATTCTGTTGACACGACTGGAAACATCAAATTTACCTTTGAGGAAGAAGATCAGGGCAAGATCCCGTTCCTGGACACGCTAATCGTGCGCAAAGAAGATGGCTCCGTAAAATTGCTGGTATACCGCAAAAAACACACACGGACCAGTATTTGA
- the LOC140159968 gene encoding neuromedin-B receptor-like: MEANYTIVESESTDYVLDTRKRIAMAIDIVFFLVGFFGNGSVIYLTIRYPGLRSIPNLMIANLAVGDMLVVIFVIFVNVLHYIFASVRLIFNHYCKLVLFVQLISQGVSVLTLTALSVDRFTTVAYPLHKQMYARKLSVWNVFAIWTTSVVVLWPILVYVEDSTCWFSDDTSYTVYILCIVFLLFILPSVVMVVCYVLTAKELLRKKPSLKVNSRGGRKQQKKRSRLALIVLIMIVIFILSSSPFYIWLIVFRFDPSNVFVQNAFMNQVKSTMLKFHSIVNPVILYLMSSTYRRHLIYQIEVCLFPCIKAQHRIVSEPSLRTSFSRIADLARQNAIKRDYSVINKNQGRGKEYFKLDGRTPSIKEEEQESKM; the protein is encoded by the coding sequence ATGGAAGCTAATTATACCATTGTTGAAAGTGAGTCAACCGACTATGTATTGGACACAAGAAAAAGAATTGCCATGGCAATTGACATTGTCTTTTTTCTTGTTGGATTCTTTGGTAATGGGAGTGTTATCTACCTGACAATAAGATATCCAGGACTACGAAGCATACCTAATCTTATGATTGCCAATCTTGCTGTTGGAGATATGTTAGTTGTAATATTTGTCATTTTCGTTAACGTTTTACACTACATTTTTGCTTCGGTTCGGCTCATTTTTAATCACTATTGCAAATTAGTACTTTTTGTGCAGTTGATATCGCAAGGGGTATCAGTACTGACTTTGACTGCATTAAGTGTGGATCGGTTTACCACCGTGGCCTATCCATTACATAAGCAAATGTACGCAAGGAAGCTCAGCGTCTGGAATGTATTCGCAATCTGGACAACATCAGTCGTTGTTCTCTGGCCAATACTTGTATATGTAGAAGATTCAACTTGCTGGTTTTCCGATGATACCTCTTACACAGTATATATACTATGTATTGTGTTTTTACTCTTTATTTTACCGTCTGTAGTCATGGTTGTATGTTATGTGTTGACGGCGAAGGAATTATTACGCAAAAAACCGAGTCTAAAGGTTAATTCACGAGGAGGTAGAAAACAGCAGAAGAAACGCTCGCGGCTAGCCCTGATTGTACTTATTATGATAGTAATATTCATACTGAGCTCATCACCTTTTTACATTTGGTTGATTGTTTTTCGGTTTGATCCCTCAAATGTTTTTGTACAGAATGCATTCATGAATCAAGTCAAGTCTACGATGTTAAAATTTCATTCAATCGTTAACCCTGTTATTCTTTACCTGATGAGTTCAACGTACAGGAGACATTTGATTTATCAAATCGAAGTGTGCTTGTTTCCTTGTATAAAAGCACAACATCGCATCGTAAGCGAGCCCTCTTTGCGTACCTCATTTTCACGTATTGCGGATTTAGCAAGACAAAATGCAATCAAGAGAGACTATTCTGTGATAAATAAAAATCAAGGTCGCGGAAAAGAATATTTCAAACTTGACGGAAGAACACCTTCGATcaaagaagaagaacaagaatcCAAAATGTAG